The following coding sequences lie in one Candidatus Thorarchaeota archaeon genomic window:
- a CDS encoding AAA family ATPase, with product MIGQWSTACTLTAPGGALSADQNTYHGMLEVQLEEGHRMTNILLTGPPGVGKSTALRRVVEQLGIHRADGFFSEEIRERGTRVGFGITTLTGVRGLLAHVSGVRGPTVGKYSVNLADIETIAVPSMKRARLSGKTIVVDEIARMELCSPRFVEEVSECLGTGRVLGTIQMRRDPFLDSVRRRPDVELIEVTHINRECVPVEVLRRMGNLTR from the coding sequence ATGATCGGTCAGTGGAGCACTGCGTGCACGCTCACCGCGCCCGGCGGAGCCCTGTCAGCAGACCAGAACACCTATCATGGGATGTTGGAAGTCCAGCTTGAGGAAGGCCATCGAATGACCAACATTCTTCTCACAGGACCTCCGGGAGTGGGGAAGAGCACAGCCCTGAGGAGGGTTGTTGAGCAGCTCGGAATCCACAGAGCAGACGGGTTCTTCTCGGAGGAGATTCGTGAGAGGGGCACCCGAGTCGGCTTCGGAATCACCACGCTCACTGGTGTTAGAGGCCTACTCGCCCATGTGTCCGGGGTCAGAGGGCCCACCGTCGGCAAATACAGTGTCAACCTGGCTGACATTGAGACCATCGCAGTGCCCTCAATGAAGAGAGCTAGGCTCTCAGGGAAGACGATAGTGGTAGATGAAATCGCCCGAATGGAACTCTGTTCTCCTCGGTTCGTCGAGGAAGTGAGTGAGTGCCTCGGCACAGGGCGCGTACTGGGCACCATCCAGATGCGACGAGATCCTTTCTTGGACTCCGTAAGGAGAAGACCAGACGTGGAACTAATAGAGGTCACGCACATCAATCGCGAATGTGTCCCAGTAGAGGTGCTTCGTCGGATGGGAAACCTGACACGCTAG
- a CDS encoding Coenzyme F420 hydrogenase/dehydrogenase, beta subunit C-terminal domain, with amino-acid sequence MSGPLESALRTSQLWLKTSTKRMAFKRLSKEIVETGVCTECGACVGNCPVNALTGEVSQGRYVPTLTGECISCGICYTVCPRTYSLWSELVGPFRSAWKVKSKTEGPRQDGGAVTAFLSFLLDTAAIDAAVVARRDTKGGPPRAVTVRTAQEARESGGSVYSHIPVVEQAVRAFKEGHRAIAVVGTSCSLDALHKMETHPAGLLQVEPRFSVFKIGLFCMESFVHKGLMDYLQERGIDIRQVKKWAITKGMFQVQVDEGVQEWPVSELSPVAASSCSYCHDFTCMNADISCGSVGSEDGWTTVLVRSARGECLLQGALAAGSIEAQMLDEKEMRTIETVARSKAMRTYTLRRYDGAVD; translated from the coding sequence ATGAGTGGACCACTGGAAAGCGCATTGAGAACATCGCAGCTGTGGCTGAAGACCAGTACCAAACGTATGGCCTTTAAGAGACTCAGCAAGGAAATAGTAGAGACCGGCGTCTGCACAGAGTGTGGCGCATGCGTTGGCAACTGTCCGGTCAATGCTCTGACGGGGGAGGTGAGTCAGGGTCGTTACGTGCCTACACTGACTGGTGAGTGTATATCGTGTGGCATCTGCTATACGGTCTGTCCACGTACGTACTCTCTGTGGTCGGAGCTGGTCGGCCCATTCCGGAGCGCTTGGAAGGTGAAGTCGAAGACGGAGGGCCCCAGACAGGATGGTGGGGCAGTGACTGCGTTCCTGTCCTTCCTGCTCGACACGGCAGCAATAGATGCAGCAGTGGTTGCCAGACGTGACACGAAGGGTGGGCCCCCCAGAGCTGTGACTGTCAGGACTGCCCAGGAGGCAAGAGAATCCGGGGGATCAGTATACTCGCACATACCAGTGGTCGAGCAAGCAGTCCGTGCATTCAAGGAAGGACACAGAGCCATTGCAGTAGTGGGCACTTCCTGCAGCCTGGATGCACTGCACAAGATGGAAACGCATCCTGCGGGCCTCCTTCAGGTGGAGCCCAGGTTCAGTGTGTTCAAGATTGGGCTCTTCTGCATGGAGTCGTTCGTCCACAAGGGTCTCATGGACTACCTGCAAGAGCGCGGGATTGATATCAGGCAAGTCAAGAAGTGGGCAATTACAAAGGGGATGTTTCAAGTTCAGGTAGACGAAGGAGTACAAGAATGGCCGGTCTCCGAACTGAGTCCCGTCGCTGCGTCATCATGCTCCTATTGCCATGACTTCACCTGCATGAATGCGGACATCTCGTGCGGGAGCGTTGGTTCCGAAGATGGATGGACAACGGTCTTGGTCAGGTCCGCCAGAGGGGAGTGTCTTCTTCAAGGGGCTCTTGCAGCCGGGTCAATAGAGGCACAGATGCTCGACGAGAAGGAGATGCGGACCATTGAGACCGTGGCCAGATCGAAGGCCATGCGCACATACACACTACGACGATATGACGGAGCAGTCGACTAG
- a CDS encoding F420-dependent methylenetetrahydromethanopterin dehydrogenase, whose product MDERKVKVAVLKMGCIGAAPLLEYLLDERAQRKDIEVRAFSSGSKLLPEFCRESIDDALRWSPDLAVLVSPNAALPGPTLARDRFHEANIAALTVGDGPSLKAFQKKDADGEKKTTAHPRQGFVILPMDPMIGARKETLDATEMVLFNSDLLRVLSVTGVVRLLRRTIDGIVQSLAQGKEPEMPKLHTTKEDCIKNAGFHNPYARAKAYAALQMTESVATLTTEACFREKEKERCTLLATAAHELLRAAARLADEAREVEKTNDALLKTSES is encoded by the coding sequence ATGGACGAGCGAAAGGTGAAGGTGGCCGTTCTGAAGATGGGGTGCATAGGAGCGGCACCCTTGCTTGAATACCTGCTGGACGAGAGAGCACAGCGAAAGGACATCGAAGTGCGGGCCTTTTCGAGCGGCTCCAAGCTGCTGCCCGAGTTCTGCAGAGAGAGTATCGATGATGCACTGCGATGGTCACCGGACCTTGCCGTTTTGGTCAGTCCCAATGCAGCCCTGCCCGGACCCACATTAGCAAGAGACCGATTCCACGAGGCGAACATCGCAGCCCTAACAGTCGGAGACGGGCCCTCCCTGAAGGCATTTCAGAAGAAGGACGCAGATGGAGAAAAGAAGACAACAGCCCATCCGAGACAGGGCTTTGTGATACTGCCCATGGACCCAATGATAGGCGCCAGAAAGGAAACACTGGACGCCACGGAGATGGTGTTGTTCAACTCGGACCTGCTCAGAGTCCTGTCCGTCACTGGCGTTGTGAGGTTGCTGCGCCGCACCATAGATGGAATCGTGCAAAGTCTGGCGCAGGGCAAGGAGCCCGAGATGCCCAAGCTTCACACGACGAAGGAGGACTGTATCAAGAACGCAGGCTTCCATAATCCGTATGCCAGAGCAAAGGCGTACGCAGCACTTCAGATGACCGAGTCGGTCGCCACGTTGACCACCGAAGCATGCTTCCGAGAGAAGGAGAAGGAGCGATGCACTCTGTTGGCGACTGCTGCGCACGAGCTACTCAGGGCTGCCGCACGCCTGGCGGATGAAGCAAGAGAGGTTGAGAAGACCAACGACGCTCTACTGAAGACGAGTGAGTCATGA
- a CDS encoding PadR family transcriptional regulator — MLIIDRTPCHGYEIRRRLQPLLGDIEITRLYRILKQMEEEGLIVCSETEGPHGPSRRVYSKGEKGERYLRRLLRDSMRTIFHFYEAFSDHMLERSMQDTVREELHPCSGKILVCNLSPYVSVGDSTLNLIRERAGESGLYVVGDTLLWEQSGVKCGSVKGEPWDLSVRSNSFAEYWLLGTPPRAMLPGTICEAKRVLIEDGVFHLNAGLVFLNEVVDAGLESFIKNTAVMLFPELGVVDGEEICEILGSQFSKHGTVVLSPGLVQFWAMKHSE; from the coding sequence ATGCTTATCATCGATCGAACTCCGTGTCACGGGTATGAGATAAGGCGACGCCTTCAGCCACTTCTCGGTGACATCGAAATCACAAGGCTCTACCGGATTCTGAAGCAGATGGAGGAAGAGGGTCTCATTGTCTGTTCTGAAACCGAGGGTCCGCATGGTCCTTCTAGGCGAGTATACAGCAAGGGCGAGAAGGGAGAGAGGTATCTTCGGCGACTGCTCAGGGACTCCATGAGGACCATCTTCCACTTTTATGAAGCGTTCAGTGACCATATGCTGGAGAGGTCAATGCAGGACACTGTCAGGGAAGAGTTGCATCCGTGCTCAGGCAAGATACTCGTGTGCAATCTCTCACCGTATGTCAGCGTTGGCGACTCAACACTGAACCTCATCCGCGAGCGAGCTGGAGAGTCCGGGCTGTACGTGGTTGGCGACACTCTGCTGTGGGAACAGAGCGGCGTCAAATGCGGTTCTGTGAAGGGAGAGCCCTGGGACCTGTCCGTTCGGAGCAACTCCTTTGCAGAGTACTGGTTGCTTGGAACACCACCCAGGGCGATGCTTCCGGGCACTATATGTGAAGCGAAGCGCGTACTGATAGAGGACGGTGTGTTTCACCTGAATGCCGGTCTCGTCTTTCTCAACGAAGTGGTCGACGCCGGTCTGGAGTCCTTCATCAAGAACACTGCCGTAATGCTGTTTCCTGAACTGGGTGTGGTTGACGGTGAAGAGATCTGTGAGATTCTTGGGTCTCAGTTCTCGAAGCATGGGACTGTCGTGCTCAGTCCCGGTCTGGTGCAATTCTGGGCTATGAAGCACAGCGAATAG
- a CDS encoding ATP-binding protein, whose product MNRQGGRRSKITLFTDFDGAFDGVLAKVIPVAATYTSEWAGSAARYDCRVKVRYDKELMAQLEEGMLLAVENFRSFSKKSVNSRIKRYTVMVVSKVWPLHYGLGGVSDNHYFPLQLEIIEQAVTDWSTDDQSTMMIQLDAIPINYDLILDEHGNIEFRKGFSYPLVGSKVQVIHSDLVNLIYNDRVKKAIGFDKDFTSPDPRKDPRVGVLRMFTESDEQIPIYVDIYKLVRYHFGVFSFTGGGKSNLVSNLIRRILYHTKDTKVVLFDISCEYPFLLSDVFMDSKIKSKIVLEEDPSDGARFAKSIVKPRDFEDNPAANGILEDIFRRGVVTYFNRPLTDVPTYNSIIEEARSMRTENMSKPTYVQAIDEIIDAVYDWMTRMNKRENDELDEQFVDHLHAEAQDAMAKFYVHEKSTLYAWGTTRDSLKSVIARSRTAASSGVTVKDMLKMLGGPERVLCISIADPDIIRELVIRLTEAALRQRKKSFEIRPQILFVFDEAQEFIPNNASGHLAHCSAAVERLLRQGRKYGLGGAVATQRIAYVNTNILQQLHTFFVGTLPRPYDRTVVSSSFQIDLSILDKTLEFPPGSWLLSSYIATGLDNVPVFVKADNAEDVLMLYLDHHKRQEEE is encoded by the coding sequence ATGAACAGACAAGGCGGACGACGGAGTAAGATCACACTCTTTACCGACTTTGATGGAGCCTTCGATGGCGTCCTCGCCAAAGTAATACCCGTTGCGGCGACCTACACATCCGAGTGGGCAGGGTCGGCAGCCAGATACGACTGCCGGGTCAAAGTTCGCTATGACAAGGAACTCATGGCTCAACTTGAGGAGGGCATGCTGCTCGCAGTAGAGAACTTCAGGAGTTTTTCGAAGAAGTCGGTCAATAGCAGGATCAAACGGTATACTGTCATGGTGGTATCGAAGGTCTGGCCGCTTCACTACGGGCTGGGCGGCGTGAGTGACAATCACTACTTTCCTCTTCAGCTTGAGATAATTGAGCAAGCGGTCACTGACTGGTCCACTGATGACCAGTCCACAATGATGATACAGCTCGATGCAATACCTATCAACTACGACCTGATACTTGACGAACATGGCAACATCGAATTCAGGAAGGGGTTCTCCTACCCGCTCGTGGGCTCAAAGGTTCAAGTAATCCACTCGGACCTCGTCAACCTGATATACAATGACCGGGTCAAGAAGGCAATCGGATTCGACAAGGATTTCACGTCTCCAGACCCGAGGAAAGACCCGAGAGTCGGAGTGTTGAGGATGTTCACCGAGTCTGATGAGCAGATACCAATCTACGTGGACATCTACAAGCTTGTCAGGTACCACTTTGGAGTGTTCTCATTCACCGGCGGAGGGAAGAGTAACCTTGTCTCGAATCTTATCCGACGCATCCTGTACCACACCAAGGATACAAAGGTCGTGCTCTTCGACATCTCTTGCGAGTACCCCTTCCTTCTGTCGGATGTCTTCATGGACTCGAAGATCAAGTCGAAGATAGTCCTCGAGGAAGACCCATCGGATGGAGCGCGTTTCGCAAAGTCCATTGTGAAGCCAAGAGACTTTGAGGACAATCCTGCCGCCAACGGCATTCTGGAGGACATCTTCAGACGAGGTGTTGTCACCTACTTCAACAGGCCACTTACCGATGTGCCGACCTACAACTCGATCATAGAAGAAGCCCGCAGCATGCGAACTGAGAACATGTCCAAACCCACGTATGTGCAGGCCATTGATGAGATCATTGACGCAGTATACGACTGGATGACAAGGATGAACAAGAGAGAGAACGACGAGCTAGACGAGCAGTTTGTTGACCACCTGCACGCCGAGGCACAAGATGCAATGGCCAAGTTCTACGTGCATGAGAAGTCCACTCTATACGCGTGGGGTACCACGAGGGACTCCTTGAAGTCTGTGATTGCAAGGAGCAGGACGGCTGCGTCCTCGGGAGTGACAGTCAAGGACATGCTGAAGATGCTGGGCGGTCCAGAGAGAGTGCTATGCATATCGATTGCAGACCCGGACATAATCCGCGAGTTGGTGATAAGACTCACCGAAGCGGCTCTGCGCCAGAGAAAGAAGTCCTTTGAGATAAGGCCGCAGATTCTGTTCGTATTCGACGAGGCGCAGGAGTTCATTCCCAACAACGCCAGCGGCCACCTGGCTCACTGCAGTGCGGCAGTGGAGCGACTGCTAAGGCAGGGAAGGAAGTATGGACTTGGAGGTGCGGTGGCCACGCAGAGAATTGCCTACGTGAACACAAACATCCTGCAGCAGCTTCACACCTTCTTCGTGGGCACGCTACCCAGACCATATGATAGGACAGTCGTGAGCAGCTCGTTCCAGATTGACCTGAGCATCCTTGATAAGACCCTCGAGTTTCCTCCAGGTTCGTGGCTTCTCTCAAGCTACATAGCGACAGGTCTAGACAACGTCCCTGTGTTTGTCAAGGCGGACAATGCAGAGGATGTGCTTATGCTGTACTTGGACCATCATAAGCGGCAGGAGGAGGAATAA
- a CDS encoding helix-hairpin-helix domain-containing protein: MAVSGQTISYLLPTFFLMAAHILWYFSTMGQLEVNFALAGMVFMSLGEESGLTLLEPVLLAVGTAAAGLVGDLAGRKSAFSLAVLMVGLLSIFGSLFYGIEVSGSSEPVVWVNAAALLSVERFIEGFLLGLCVLLIWTELGSPKNRGRRLSLVWLLFIGYFALFSAVELGAFGWHIPSAVTQAGQQFAVLSSLIALYFNGNTPVLMGREIEMEELSLDFDEDMVKQTVDSFIGTHDIESVRSQVEILETTKELSDAEMKEILGEDIHQPGSLRTMPGVGARMEERLTAAGYSSIAQLAGETPARLVSRVKGLGNAQAEKIIRAARETIKEAARSSEKS, translated from the coding sequence TTGGCGGTCAGCGGTCAGACCATCAGCTACCTGTTGCCGACGTTCTTCTTGATGGCCGCCCACATCCTGTGGTACTTCTCCACGATGGGCCAGCTCGAGGTCAACTTTGCGCTAGCGGGGATGGTCTTCATGTCTCTCGGTGAGGAGTCAGGTCTCACACTTCTGGAGCCTGTCCTTCTTGCAGTTGGCACCGCAGCAGCAGGTCTGGTCGGTGACTTGGCGGGTCGAAAGAGTGCATTCAGCCTGGCCGTACTGATGGTCGGTCTCCTCTCTATCTTTGGCTCTCTGTTCTACGGCATTGAGGTCTCTGGTTCGAGCGAACCAGTCGTATGGGTAAATGCTGCGGCTCTTCTGAGTGTGGAGCGCTTTATCGAGGGATTCCTGCTGGGGCTCTGTGTCCTGCTCATCTGGACCGAGCTTGGTTCGCCCAAGAACCGCGGCCGACGACTGTCATTGGTCTGGCTTCTCTTCATTGGTTACTTTGCTCTCTTCTCTGCTGTCGAGCTGGGAGCATTTGGATGGCACATTCCGTCTGCTGTGACGCAGGCCGGGCAGCAGTTTGCTGTCCTGTCCTCTCTGATTGCTCTGTACTTCAATGGGAACACTCCGGTCCTCATGGGCCGAGAGATTGAGATGGAGGAGCTATCACTCGACTTTGACGAGGACATGGTGAAGCAGACGGTTGACTCATTCATTGGAACTCATGACATCGAGTCGGTTCGAAGCCAGGTGGAGATACTTGAGACAACAAAGGAGCTCTCGGACGCTGAGATGAAGGAGATTCTGGGAGAGGACATTCACCAGCCGGGGTCTCTCAGGACAATGCCAGGAGTAGGCGCAAGGATGGAGGAGCGTCTCACCGCAGCAGGTTACTCCTCCATTGCTCAGCTGGCGGGTGAGACTCCCGCGAGGCTTGTATCCAGGGTCAAGGGTCTTGGCAATGCGCAGGCAGAGAAGATCATCCGCGCAGCCCGCGAGACTATCAAGGAGGCTGCCAGGTCATCTGAGAAGTCGTGA
- the ribA gene encoding GTP cyclohydrolase II has protein sequence MQLVAVADLPSRFGNFQICGFVSPCDGKEHTAIVKGNVVGQEAVLARLHSECLTGDVMGSMRCDCREQLLESLRRIEAEGTGVLLYLRQEGRNIGLTNKIRAYALQDQGVDTIDANLLLGYRPDERDYGVAAHILNSLGIKSIRLLTNNPEKIAQLRAHGIVITERVPLVIPSDVYNERYIETKAQRAGHLFGDLADVRSIDEIDHLTHK, from the coding sequence GTGCAGCTCGTGGCAGTCGCGGACCTCCCCAGCAGGTTTGGCAACTTCCAGATATGTGGCTTTGTGAGCCCATGTGACGGAAAGGAGCATACAGCAATAGTCAAGGGCAATGTGGTGGGACAGGAGGCTGTACTCGCTCGTTTGCATTCTGAGTGCCTCACCGGCGATGTCATGGGGTCAATGAGGTGTGACTGCAGAGAACAGCTCCTCGAGTCATTGAGGCGAATCGAAGCAGAGGGCACTGGAGTCCTGTTGTATCTCCGACAGGAGGGCCGCAACATCGGTCTCACCAACAAGATTCGGGCCTATGCACTTCAGGACCAGGGTGTCGATACTATTGATGCCAACCTCTTGCTTGGCTATCGACCAGACGAGCGAGACTATGGAGTGGCCGCGCACATACTCAATTCGCTGGGAATCAAGTCGATCCGGCTTCTGACAAACAATCCGGAGAAGATTGCACAGCTCAGGGCTCACGGGATAGTAATCACCGAACGCGTGCCTCTGGTAATCCCTTCAGACGTATACAACGAACGATACATCGAGACAAAGGCCCAGCGGGCAGGACACCTCTTCGGCGACTTGGCAGACGTCCGTTCCATTGATGAGATAGACCACTTGACACACAAGTGA